One genomic region from Thunnus maccoyii chromosome 16, fThuMac1.1, whole genome shotgun sequence encodes:
- the dact1 gene encoding dapper homolog 1 gives MLLSGASSRVTDRCSRDTDGRCSRDTDRCSRDRAAAEADADAAERLRTVRERLDATVSGLGELEYLRQRQEVLVRAALELREEAVEAEEERRREAQLSSEEKLLEENILLLRKQLNCLRRRDAGLITQLQELDRQISDLRLDTEASHDQLETDSRPSSGFYELSDGASGSLSNSSNSVFSECFCSTADADGRLPTSDELASCFECDGLVGGLFDDSSSTGTVRRSLSAPHPPTLDPVSSVASCDTQSKYHCDLLARNGSDVYRYPSPLHAVAVQSSIFLQMLGNGGHSRDEGILKSGEAGGETLKPESSPLPVPVSVPLVPQSSSWPPPSSSSQTPSQKRLDSYIYSLLQRRAQPVRTSKPRTSISTDPSKSILRQASLCVRQVTGPSYGSGLGTLRGSEIKPSWAAEGAATSSPQRQCSVESKSEEQETQNGFHGSGVDTVQNGLKINSSDFAQNQTGSPLNNSIQTLCSVTNKDIHTSTNSLLKKKSKGLLPPSGVSTATLPKDFRELGSPKANSCPKETKQPCYPSDQDPLLKSPPIVKTQSDAPKNSPKPLQTGQTETGDRSVLELASLGSSSQSQDEGGGGGGSHMVNAKYIPAQRQNVKLCKGGSKNVKVVKVKSRASEHNELTTERRGDKSHHRSSSKKSRILEDGSSTHLKVYRRAAGGAPGASSSRIKRLPASIPEGRVLDKHATSTLSSVRSGVSRQHHHGNHHHNGGNHHHHGQSHHHHHHGRDQVVVVAKPKYKRNDYRRLRAIMEVPYDEAFRRAQRRQRKELLNHSAANGYLPSAEQLSSPYSYVAGSDSEYSAECASLFHSTIVDTSEDDRSNYTTNCFGDSESSEEEYIEESTTTSDTEESGGGGAGGGAGGMGRGWSQLGAAGTRAARQEMTPAQAKAFVKIKASHNLKKKILRFRSGSLKLMTTV, from the exons GGACGCGGATGCGGCGGAGCGGCTGCGCACGGTGCGGGAGCGGCTGGACGCCACCGTGTCCGGGCTCGGGGAGCTGGAGTACCTGCGGCAGCGGCAGGAGGTGCTGGTCCGGGCCGCGTTGGAGCTCCGGGAGGAGGCGgtggaggcggaggaggagcgGCGGAGGGAGGCGCAGCTGAGTTCCGAGGAgaagctgctggaggagaacatcCTGCTGCTCAGGAAACAGCTG AACTGTCTGCGCAGGAGAGACGCCGGCCTCATCACTCAGTTACAGGAGCTCGACCGACAGATCAGCGACCTGCGACTGGACACCGAGGCGTCACATGACCAGCTGGAGACGGACAGCCGACCCAGCTCAG GTTTCTACGAGCTGAGCGACGGAGCATCCGGCTCTCTCTCCAACTCCTCTAACTCCGTCTTCAGCGAGTGTTTCTGCTCGACGGCTGACGCTGACGGACGCCTCCCGACCTCAG ATGAGCTGGCCAGCTGTTTTGAGTGTGACGGTCTGGTTGGAGGACTTTTTGATGACTCGTCTTCTACTGGTACCGTCCGGCGCTCCCTCTCGGCTCCTCACCCCCCCACATTGGACCCAGTCTCCTCAGTGGCCTCATGTGACACCCAATCCAAGTACCATTGTGACCTGTTGGCCCGAAATGGCAGTGATGTGTACCGGTACCCAAGCCCGCTGCACGCTGTGGCTGTGCAGAGCTCCATCTTCCTGCAGATGTTGGGGAATGGAGGTCACAGCAGAGACGAAGGGATTCTGAAAAGCGGGGAGGCTGGTGGCGAAACACTCAAACCTGAATCCTCCccacttcctgttcctgtttcAGTTCCTCTTGTACCTCAAAGCTCCTCCTGGCCGcccccctcatcctcctcccaAACCCCTTCCCAAAAGCGTCTGGACAGCTACATCTATAGTCTGCTGCAGAGGAGGGCCCAGCCCGTCAGGACCAGCAAACCCAGGACCAGTATCAGCACAGATCCGTCAAAGAGCATCCTGAGGCAGGCCAGCCTCTGTGTGAGGCAGGTGACTGGTCCCAGTTATGGTTCTGGTTTAGGGACTCTGAGGGGATCTGAAATCAAACCCTCCTGGGCAGCAGAAGGTGCTGCCACCTCATCTCCGCAAAGGCAATGCTCTGTGGAAAGTAAAAGTGAGGAGCAGGAAACCCAAAATGGCTTCCATGGCAGTGGTGTTGACACAGTGCAAAATGGTTTAAAGATTAACAGCAGTGACTTTGCACAAAACCAAACAGGCTCTCCTCTAAATAACAGCATCCAAACTCTCTGTTCTGTTACCAACAAGGACATTCATACAAGCACGAACAGTctgttgaaaaagaaaagcaaagggCTTCTTCCTCCCTCAGGCGTGTCTACAGCAACTCTGCCTAAAGACTTCAGGGAGCTGGGTAGTCCCAAAGCTAACTCCTGCCCCAAAGAAACCAAGCAGCCATGTTATCCTTCTGACCAGGACCCTCTCCTCAAATCACCTCCTATTGTCAAAACACAATCGGATGCTCCCAAGAACAGCCCCAAGCCTCTCCAAACCGGCCAGACAGAGACAGGTGATAGGTCAGTGTTGGAGCTCGCCAGTCTCGGGTCTTCCTCTCAGAGTCAGGacgaaggaggaggaggaggtgggagtCACATGGTTAATGCCAAGTACATTCCCGCCCAGCGGCAAAACGTCAAACTTTGCAAGGGTGGCAGCAAGAATGTCAAGGTTGTCAAGGTGAAGAGTCGGGCCTCTGAACACAATGAGCTGACTACAGAGAGGCGAGGTGATAAATCTCACCACAGGTCCAGTTCAAAAAAGTCCCGGATATTGGAAGATGGAAGCTCCACCCACCTTAAAGTCTACAGGAGAGCAGCTGGCGGTGCGCCAGGAGCGTCCTCCTCAAGAATAAAACGACTTCCTGCGTCTATCCCAGAAGGCAGAGTCCTGGACAAACACGCCACATCGACACTAAGCAGTGTGCGGTCAGGTGTTTCCAGGCAACATCACCATGGAAACCACCACCACAACGGTGGCAACCACCATCATCATGGTCAAtcccatcatcaccatcaccacggACGCGACCAGGTTGTAGTGGTTGCCAAACCGAAGTACAAGCGAAACGATTACCGGCGGTTACGTGCGATCATGGAGGTCCCTTATGATGAGGCGTTCAGGCGTGCCCAGCGGCGGCAGAGAAAGGAGCTGCTGAATCATTCTGCAGCCAATGGGTACCTTCCCTCCGCTGAGCAGCTCAGCAGCCCGTACTCTTACGTGGCAGGAAGTGACTCAGAGTATTCAGCTGAGTGCGCGTCTCTCTTTCACTCCACCATTGTGGACACCAGTGAGGACGACAGGTCCAACTACACCACCAACTGCTTCGGAGACAGTGAGTCCAGCGAGGAGGAGTACATAGAGGAGAGCACCACAACAAGTGATACTGAGGagagtggaggaggtggagctgGAGGTGGGGCAGGTGGGATGGGCAGAGGGTGGAGCCAGTTAGGGGCAGCTGGGACCAGGGCAGCGAGGCAGGAAATGACTCCAGCTCAGGCAAAGGCTTTTGTCAAGATCAAGGCCTCTCACAACCTGAAGAAAAAGATCCTGAGGTTCAGGTCAGGCTCACTCAAACTCATGACCACCGTGTGA